From Heteronotia binoei isolate CCM8104 ecotype False Entrance Well chromosome 12, APGP_CSIRO_Hbin_v1, whole genome shotgun sequence, the proteins below share one genomic window:
- the CRTAM gene encoding cytotoxic and regulatory T-cell molecule, whose amino-acid sequence MSGRGLLARPVDQIVLFPYTTLLAATQHRGTQAGRDRQPQAPDFSSEEEVFSPEHRSRLLNMPLSSVLFCILALLFLQALKDKRYKLINSSKGRLSIRISNITTDDEGLYTCYHYGAAVTTKQVNVTVLAAPSKPLLEELTIRVHSGEEKIILRCSTWGSKPPPQITWLLDNGIELFGDTQHQCEGNGKKCNTTSTLRVHTFSQKSAMTCVVRHKALGNGNLTAAVDLRHIPFATDIIPTTSEFGTTTLKNPWHYTDNILNVTEGNFRTQRPSPSSEADTPKSIPISEPDKVLNVTERNSSTQTPSPSPEASATLNFNVTRGTNLTREGIMNKPNKLLPILVATLLSILFVAVLLLSVKLWKAHREWKRENDSSDVTVESYKARPNEDNHVQENRHVVSWKSSIKHAAEGSWRTSSKNSEESNGSVFEKQLPYIRETDL is encoded by the exons GAAGAGACAGACAACCGCAGGCCCCAGACTTCAGCAGCGAAGAGGAAGTCTTCTCTCCGGAGCACAGAAGTAGACTCCTCAACATGCCCCTTTCTTCTGTACTCTTCTGTATATTGGCTTTGCTATTCCTACAAG CTTTAAAGGACAAGAGGTATAAGCTTATTAATTCTTCAAAGGGTCGCTTGTCAATTCGCATCTCCAACATCACAACAGATGATGAAGGACTATACACATGTTACCACTATGGTGCTGCAGTCACAACCAAGCAAGTGAATGTCACTGTTTTAG CTGCTCCCTCCAAACCTCTGCTGGAAGAACTGACAATTAGAGTCCACAGTGGAGAAGAAAAGATTATCCTAAGGTGCTCCACTTGGGGGAGCAAGCCCCCTCCTCAGATAACATGGCTGCTGGACAATGGGATAGAACTCTTTG GTGACACTCAACACCAGTGTGAAGGCAATGGAAAGAAGTGCAACACAACCAGCACCCTGAGAGTCCATACCTTCAGCCAGAAGTCTGCTATGACTTGTGTTGTTCGCCACAAAGCTCTGGGAAATGGAAATTTAACTGCAGCTGTCGATCTCCGCCATATCC CGTTTGCTACAGACATCATTCCAACTACATCTGAATTTGGTACGACAACCTTGAAGAATCCTTGGCATTACACAG ACAACATATTAAATGTAACAGAAGGAAACTTCAGGACGCAAAGGCCATCCCCGAGCAGCGAAGCGGACACTCCAAAATCTATCCCCATCAGCG AACCTGACAAAGTATTAAATGTAACAGAAAGAAACTCGAGTACACAAACACCATCTCCAAGCCCTGAAGCTTCTGCTACTCTAAATTTCAATGTGACCAGAG GAACAAACCTTACCCGTGAAGGAATCATGAATAAGCCCAACAAGTTATTACCGATCCTTGTGGCCACGCTACTTTCGATTCTATTTGTCGCAGTTCTACTCCTCTCAGTGAAACTGTGGAAAGCACATAGAGAGTGGAAGAGAG AAAACGATTCTTCAGATGTGACGGTGGAGAGCTACAAAGCCAGGCCTAATGAAGACAATCATGTGCAAGAGAATAGACATG TGGTCAGTTGGAAGTCCAGTATTAAGCACGCAGCTGAAGGATCATGGCGGACATCATCAAAAAATTCAGAAGAGTCAAACGGATCAGTCTTTGAGAAACAGTTGCCCTACATAAGGGAGACGGATCTGTAA